One Mycobacterium kubicae genomic window carries:
- a CDS encoding carboxymuconolactone decarboxylase family protein encodes MAALPDDLLSRLVALSPGDPRIVGLVRQVCAEAVGLPPLPAEVAVSEPASEAEEAVADFAEQFALDVSMITAEQRSRLVNTLGNKAFGVVVSMYIADAVPRVRAGLEALGVGSQYLGWVGEPLAWDHTTDPSEELFVRFMPAVARLRALDPVTSELVRLRGAAQHNCRLCKSLREGNALDAGGSETLYGDIERFEESERLDRRAKAALRYVDALIWSPAHLVVDAAAEVRSGFSEDEAVELTFDIMRNGSNKIAVSMGADAPRVESGTERYLIDVDGQTVFS; translated from the coding sequence ATGGCAGCACTTCCCGACGACCTGCTGAGCCGATTGGTGGCGTTGTCACCGGGTGATCCGCGGATCGTGGGGCTGGTTCGGCAGGTGTGCGCCGAGGCGGTGGGGTTGCCGCCGTTGCCCGCGGAGGTGGCGGTGAGCGAGCCCGCGTCGGAGGCCGAGGAAGCCGTCGCCGACTTCGCCGAACAATTCGCCCTCGACGTGTCGATGATTACCGCCGAGCAGCGGTCACGGCTGGTGAATACTCTGGGCAACAAGGCTTTTGGGGTCGTTGTGTCGATGTACATTGCCGACGCCGTGCCGCGAGTGCGTGCTGGACTGGAAGCGCTGGGTGTCGGTTCTCAGTACCTGGGCTGGGTCGGCGAGCCCCTTGCGTGGGATCACACCACCGACCCGTCCGAGGAATTGTTCGTGCGCTTCATGCCCGCGGTGGCCCGGTTGCGGGCACTGGATCCGGTGACCTCGGAGTTGGTGCGGTTGCGCGGCGCGGCCCAGCACAACTGCCGGCTGTGCAAGTCGCTGCGGGAGGGCAACGCGTTGGACGCCGGCGGCTCGGAAACGCTGTACGGCGACATCGAGCGGTTCGAGGAATCCGAGCGGCTCGACCGGCGGGCCAAGGCGGCGCTGCGGTATGTAGATGCGCTAATTTGGAGCCCTGCGCACCTCGTCGTCGACGCTGCCGCCGAGGTGCGCTCCGGTTTCTCCGAGGACGAGGCCGTCGAGTTGACGTTCGACATCATGCGCAACGGCAGCAATAAGATCGCCGTGTCGATGGGCGCCGACGCGCCTCGGGTGGAGTCGGGCACGGAGCGGTATCTGATCGACGTCGACGGTCAGACGGTGTTCAGCTGA
- a CDS encoding TldD/PmbA family protein, with translation MITPQHVVNIVLDEAAKAGRADETMVLVTDKVEATLRWANNTMTTNGVTVSRNIAVISVVRQGDSAQIGTVVTAEADPTVLPGLVVSSQDAARSAPEAGDFAPLLGDSGEPGDWDAPVPGTGAGVFSGIAGRLSRQFRGADRVFGYAHHSVSTTFLASSTGLRRRYTQPTGAIELNAKRGEASAWAGIGTPDFANVPIEALFGQLSTRLGWAQRTVELPAGRYETIMPPSTVADMMIYLGWSMAGRSAQEGRSAFSAPGGGTRVGERLTDLPLTLFSDPMAPGLACTPFVAVSTSSETRSVFDNGMEIGQVDWIRDGVINALAYPRSTAARFDAPVAVAADNLIMTGGSAELADMIASTERGLLLTTLWYIREVDPTTLLLTGLTRDGVYLVEDGEVTAAVNNFRFNESPLDLLRRATEAGTSEKTLPREWGDWATRAAMPSLRIPDFHMSSVSQAQ, from the coding sequence ATGATCACACCGCAGCACGTCGTCAACATCGTTTTGGATGAGGCGGCGAAAGCCGGCCGTGCCGATGAAACCATGGTGCTGGTCACCGATAAGGTCGAGGCCACCTTGCGGTGGGCCAACAACACCATGACCACCAACGGCGTCACGGTCAGCCGCAACATCGCGGTCATTTCGGTTGTCCGGCAAGGCGACAGCGCCCAAATCGGCACCGTGGTGACCGCCGAAGCCGATCCCACCGTGTTGCCCGGACTGGTGGTGTCGTCGCAGGACGCCGCCCGGTCCGCGCCGGAAGCCGGTGATTTCGCGCCGCTGCTGGGTGACTCCGGTGAGCCCGGCGATTGGGACGCGCCCGTGCCCGGCACCGGGGCCGGTGTGTTCTCCGGTATCGCCGGTCGGTTGAGCCGCCAGTTCCGCGGGGCCGATCGGGTGTTCGGCTATGCGCACCACAGTGTTTCGACGACGTTCCTGGCGTCGTCGACGGGGTTGCGGCGGCGCTACACCCAGCCCACCGGCGCCATCGAACTCAACGCCAAACGGGGCGAGGCCAGCGCGTGGGCGGGCATCGGCACTCCGGATTTCGCCAACGTTCCTATCGAGGCGTTGTTCGGCCAGCTGTCGACCCGGCTCGGTTGGGCGCAGCGCACTGTGGAGCTACCCGCGGGGCGATACGAGACGATCATGCCGCCGTCGACGGTGGCCGACATGATGATCTACCTGGGCTGGTCGATGGCCGGCCGCAGCGCCCAGGAAGGCCGCTCGGCGTTCTCGGCGCCCGGCGGGGGAACGAGGGTGGGGGAGCGGCTCACCGATCTGCCGCTGACCTTGTTCAGCGATCCCATGGCTCCCGGCTTGGCCTGCACGCCGTTCGTCGCGGTCAGCACTTCATCGGAGACGCGGTCGGTCTTCGACAACGGCATGGAGATCGGGCAGGTGGACTGGATCCGCGACGGTGTCATCAACGCGCTGGCCTACCCGCGCTCCACGGCAGCCAGATTCGACGCCCCGGTCGCCGTGGCTGCCGACAACTTGATCATGACGGGCGGGTCGGCAGAGTTGGCCGACATGATCGCGTCCACCGAGCGCGGCCTGCTGCTCACCACCCTGTGGTACATCCGTGAAGTCGACCCGACGACCCTGCTGCTCACGGGGTTGACCCGCGACGGCGTGTACCTGGTGGAAGACGGCGAAGTGACCGCTGCGGTCAACAACTTCCGCTTCAACGAGAGCCCGTTGGACTTGTTGCGCCGGGCCACCGAGGCCGGAACCAGTGAGAAAACGCTGCCCCGGGAGTGGGGAGACTGGGCCACCCGCGCGGCGATGCCGTCGCTGCGAATCCCGGATTTTCACATGTCGTCGGTGAGCCAAGCGCAATAG
- the istB gene encoding IS21-like element ISMyma9 family helper ATPase IstB yields the protein MATTKRSPSAPGEADKLIAHQARLLKAPRIAAHYHRLAEQGREANWSLEDYLGAVLAVESNARAESGARQRIRYAGFPAIKTITDFDFTAQPGIDRAQIARLEAGGWLAEARNIVLLGPPGTGKTHLATALAIAAAHTGHRVAFAPATGWITRLAEAHRTNRLDAELRKISRYGLIVIDEVGYIPFDTEAANLFFQLVSTRYEKSSIILTSNLPFSRWGQVFGEATIASAMIDRIVHHADVIALKGASYRIKHTAIESLPSVEADRQADSTP from the coding sequence ATGGCCACCACGAAACGCAGCCCCTCGGCGCCGGGTGAGGCCGACAAGCTGATCGCCCACCAAGCTCGTCTGCTCAAGGCGCCGCGGATCGCCGCGCACTACCACCGGCTAGCTGAACAAGGCCGTGAAGCGAACTGGTCGCTGGAGGACTACCTCGGCGCCGTCTTGGCAGTGGAGTCCAATGCCCGTGCTGAATCCGGTGCCCGTCAACGCATCCGGTATGCCGGATTCCCAGCGATCAAGACGATCACCGACTTCGACTTCACCGCCCAACCCGGCATCGACCGCGCCCAGATCGCCCGCCTGGAAGCCGGCGGCTGGCTGGCCGAAGCCCGCAACATCGTGCTGCTCGGCCCGCCGGGCACCGGTAAAACGCATCTGGCCACGGCCCTGGCAATCGCGGCCGCCCACACCGGGCACCGGGTTGCGTTCGCCCCGGCCACCGGCTGGATCACCCGCCTGGCCGAAGCGCACCGCACCAACCGCCTCGACGCCGAGTTGCGCAAAATCTCCCGCTACGGGCTCATCGTCATCGACGAGGTCGGCTACATCCCCTTCGACACCGAAGCGGCCAACCTGTTCTTCCAACTGGTCTCCACCCGATACGAGAAATCGTCGATCATCCTGACCTCCAACCTGCCGTTCTCCCGATGGGGACAGGTCTTCGGCGAAGCCACCATCGCCTCAGCCATGATCGATCGGATCGTGCACCACGCCGACGTCATCGCCCTCAAAGGCGCCAGCTACCGCATCAAACACACCGCGATCGAATCCCTACCCTCCGTGGAAGCCGATCGTCAGGCAGACTCAACCCCGTAA
- a CDS encoding nitroreductase family deazaflavin-dependent oxidoreductase has product MPLRRDSPARGRRLRFYEAVTERIAMSRVGYQLAINVAPKIDKVLIPRTKGRLSSMGLDKVGLVTSTGAKSGQQRTHPLALIEDADGLIAIASNYGRPKHPSWSANLIAHPDCTIEYKGPPRRYCAELLTGEARAAAWAAAVDFYAGYENYREKCAPREIRVFRLRPAGD; this is encoded by the coding sequence GTGCCGTTGCGAAGGGATAGTCCGGCCCGCGGGCGCCGGCTTCGGTTCTACGAGGCCGTGACCGAGCGCATCGCCATGAGTCGCGTCGGCTACCAGCTGGCCATCAACGTGGCGCCGAAGATCGACAAGGTGCTGATCCCGCGGACCAAGGGCCGATTGAGCTCGATGGGATTGGACAAGGTGGGTCTGGTCACCTCGACCGGGGCCAAGTCGGGTCAGCAGCGCACCCATCCGCTGGCGTTGATCGAAGACGCTGACGGGTTGATTGCGATCGCTTCCAATTACGGGCGTCCCAAGCATCCCTCGTGGAGTGCCAACCTGATCGCCCACCCCGACTGCACCATCGAATACAAGGGCCCGCCCCGGCGTTACTGCGCCGAGCTGCTGACCGGCGAGGCGCGCGCCGCGGCGTGGGCGGCGGCCGTCGACTTCTACGCGGGATATGAGAATTACCGCGAGAAGTGCGCGCCGCGAGAGATCCGAGTGTTTCGGCTCCGGCCGGCAGGCGATTGA
- a CDS encoding IS481 family transposase gives MRELSVAEQRYQAVMAVIGDGLSISQVAEKVGVSRQTLHAWLARYEAAGLDGLVDRSHRPASCPHQMPAVVEAALLELRRSRPYWGPRRLVFELKKRRVSPVPSESAAYRALVRAGMIDPSVRDRRSRKWKRWERGAPMELWQMDIVGGFPLADGTSAKALTGVDDHSRLCVCARLMARERTRAVCDGLRAALVTYGAPEQILTDNGKVFTGRFFHPPVEVLFDAICCEHGIEHLLTQPRSPTTTGKIERFHRSLRAEFLIAHKPFTTLKAAQQALDEWVDYYNNSRPHQGLDMTTPAQRFATRSVTRPAVAVTVTPQDRTGEDWVSRRVTTNGVVSVAWQQVCIGAHYAGSRCDVHVDGQLLRFFIGDDLVKTAARTTHTEVRNKRAFRTREQA, from the coding sequence ATGAGGGAGTTGAGCGTGGCCGAGCAGCGGTATCAGGCCGTGATGGCGGTGATTGGTGATGGCCTGTCGATCTCGCAGGTCGCGGAGAAGGTCGGGGTGTCGCGCCAGACGTTGCATGCCTGGTTAGCGCGGTATGAGGCGGCGGGCCTGGACGGGCTGGTGGATCGGTCGCATCGGCCGGCGAGCTGTCCGCACCAGATGCCGGCGGTGGTCGAGGCGGCGTTGTTGGAGTTGCGGCGTTCGCGGCCGTATTGGGGTCCGCGACGGTTGGTCTTTGAGCTCAAGAAGCGTCGGGTGAGTCCGGTGCCGTCGGAATCGGCGGCGTATCGGGCGTTGGTGCGGGCCGGGATGATCGATCCGAGCGTGCGGGATCGGCGGTCTCGGAAGTGGAAACGCTGGGAGCGCGGTGCCCCGATGGAGTTGTGGCAGATGGATATTGTCGGTGGGTTTCCGCTGGCCGATGGCACCAGCGCCAAAGCGCTGACCGGGGTTGATGATCATTCCCGGCTGTGCGTCTGCGCGCGGTTAATGGCGCGGGAACGCACCCGGGCGGTGTGTGATGGGTTGCGGGCGGCGCTGGTGACCTATGGCGCGCCTGAGCAGATTTTGACCGATAACGGCAAGGTCTTCACGGGCCGGTTTTTCCATCCGCCGGTAGAGGTGCTTTTCGATGCGATCTGCTGCGAGCACGGCATTGAGCATCTGCTGACCCAACCTCGCTCACCGACGACGACGGGCAAGATCGAGCGATTCCACCGCAGCCTGCGCGCGGAATTCTTAATCGCGCACAAGCCTTTCACCACTCTTAAGGCCGCCCAGCAGGCCCTGGATGAGTGGGTCGACTACTACAACAACTCCCGCCCGCATCAAGGGTTGGACATGACCACCCCGGCCCAACGATTCGCCACGCGATCCGTTACCAGGCCTGCGGTGGCGGTCACGGTGACCCCACAAGATCGCACCGGTGAGGACTGGGTCAGCCGGCGGGTGACCACCAACGGGGTGGTCAGCGTGGCCTGGCAGCAGGTCTGTATCGGCGCCCATTACGCCGGATCACGCTGTGATGTCCACGTCGATGGCCAGCTGCTGCGGTTTTTCATCGGCGACGATCTGGTCAAGACCGCCGCGCGAACCACCCACACAGAGGTACGAAACAAACGGGCCTTCCGCACCCGCGAACAGGCCTAA
- the istA gene encoding IS21 family transposase: MEDWAEIRRLYRSEKLSQAAIARRLGLSRNTVAKALRSEAPPRYERKPAVMSGWAQVEMAVRVLLGQFPTMPTTVIAQRVGWTGGHSWFAENVARIRPEYTPVDPCDRLVHLPGEQVQCDLWFPGQLVPDHAGVLRSFPVLVMVAAYSRFIAAMMIPSRVTGDLLAGMWQLIAGNIGGVPRTLLWDNEAGIGRRGRLAEGVAGFCGVLGTRLIQARPYDPETKGLVERVNGYLETSFLPGRMFTCAADFNAQLWDWLISIANRRVHASTRLVPAEALAADRAAMAILPPVAPAVGTTITTRLGRDYYVGVGGNAYSVNPEVIGRMITVAAGLDRITVRCGDRLVADHERLWGTAGLVTDPQHLAAAAVLREQFRTRPAKGAHLQVDVEIADLSAYDAHFGTGEVA; encoded by the coding sequence GTGGAGGATTGGGCGGAGATTCGCCGGCTGTATCGGTCGGAGAAGCTGTCGCAGGCTGCGATCGCGCGGCGGCTGGGTCTGTCGCGGAACACCGTGGCCAAGGCGCTGCGCTCGGAGGCGCCACCGCGCTATGAACGCAAGCCGGCGGTGATGTCGGGGTGGGCCCAGGTCGAGATGGCGGTGCGGGTGCTGTTGGGGCAGTTTCCGACGATGCCGACGACGGTGATCGCGCAGCGGGTGGGTTGGACTGGCGGGCACTCGTGGTTCGCCGAGAACGTTGCGCGGATCCGCCCGGAGTACACCCCGGTCGATCCGTGCGATCGGCTGGTGCATCTGCCCGGTGAGCAGGTGCAGTGCGATCTGTGGTTTCCTGGCCAGCTGGTTCCCGATCACGCTGGGGTATTGCGGTCGTTTCCGGTGCTGGTGATGGTCGCTGCGTACTCGCGGTTCATCGCCGCGATGATGATCCCGTCACGGGTGACCGGGGATCTGTTGGCCGGGATGTGGCAGTTGATCGCCGGGAACATCGGTGGTGTGCCACGGACTCTGTTGTGGGACAACGAGGCCGGTATCGGTCGGCGCGGCCGTTTGGCTGAGGGGGTGGCCGGGTTCTGTGGTGTGCTGGGCACCCGCTTGATTCAGGCCCGGCCCTATGATCCGGAGACCAAGGGTCTGGTCGAGCGGGTCAACGGTTACCTTGAGACGTCGTTTCTGCCGGGCAGGATGTTCACCTGCGCAGCCGATTTCAACGCCCAATTGTGGGACTGGTTGATCTCGATCGCCAACCGCCGCGTGCACGCCAGCACCCGGCTGGTCCCTGCCGAGGCCTTGGCGGCGGACCGGGCGGCGATGGCCATACTTCCGCCGGTGGCTCCGGCGGTCGGGACGACGATCACGACGCGGTTGGGTCGCGACTACTACGTCGGCGTCGGCGGCAACGCCTACTCGGTGAACCCGGAGGTGATCGGGCGGATGATCACGGTGGCCGCCGGCCTGGATCGGATCACCGTCCGCTGTGGTGACCGGCTGGTCGCTGATCATGAACGGCTCTGGGGCACAGCCGGATTGGTCACCGATCCGCAGCATCTGGCGGCTGCGGCGGTGCTGCGCGAGCAGTTCCGGACCCGGCCAGCCAAGGGAGCTCACCTGCAGGTAGATGTCGAGATCGCCGACCTGAGTGCTTATGACGCACACTTCGGGACCGGGGAGGTCGCCTGA
- a CDS encoding helicase-related protein: protein MTTIADLTPGTVLSGVRPGLVTVVAATPVGDSLNLVFRDADGNYGDRLLYAADLAIIAVHAPESQWTLDADGDEFRLAAEALRIRMAGIHDPMLAVTTSNIRPLPHQIKAVYEELLPRMPLRFLLADDPGAGKTIMAGLYAKELILRGDLQRMLVIAPGGLVEQWQDELYTKFGIDAELLTRDLAASTKDGNPFTDRHPLLIARMDQLARSEDWCHFLDHSEWDLVVVDEAHRMSANWWAGELRKTRRYDLGQQLGRIARHLLYMTATPHAGSEENFQAFMALLDPDRFEGQYRAGVHSTDTSGLMRRMVKEELRTFDGKALFPERIAETVPYQLSAGEAQLYEAVTNYVRTEMNRADALDDSSRQRTVGFALTVLQRRLASSTHAILRSLERRRERLIAKRTEMLNPVRATGPGDSDYRFTARTIEDFDADELDAEEAEAFEENVVDLATAARTAAELQVENDLLGDLVALARKVRDSRRDTKWEKLRDLLLDQQLLRETDGSPRKLIIFTEHRDTLDYLTAMIRNQVGSDQAVVNIHGGTSRLERRRVREEFTHEPHRQVLVATDAAGEGLNLQAAYLMINYDLPWNPNRIEQRFGRIHRIGQEHVCRLWNLVAEDTREGQVFARLLWKMEQQRAAYGGRLFDVLGEAFTRRALRDLLIDAIRYGDDPARREENERILDTELAEGTAKLVAERALAREAIDPVALDHMRRKMDEARARKLQPHYIRAFFTDAFGQLGGRLAARESQRYQVTHVPAALRSRQRSGTYQPLASSYERVTFEPTATMVDGRAAEFLAPGHPLLDTVIDLMLERHQHALTRGTVLVDPSDTETDPRLVVALLSEIIDGTGRTVSKRFTFVALTPDGTAQSAGPAPYLDASPPTQDVSDIVKSVLAQPWLAPGVEQLATAWAITHDQLQHLGDVEQSVKPILDKTAAEVRRRLTMQINHLDGEAARLHADLEDGRRGRRALRHSPEKLEARARDLELRLARRLTTLSAEKQLAAKQPTLAGAALILPVGLVNPVPGPATTLDTSLVERRAVDAVIAAELALGRQPAEMPRNNPGYDIASTSADGHTVFIEVKGRIVGAPDFHVTKTEVLTGKNAAPHHRLAMVAVHPDGPALDELRYLDSPFTGLDMDFNQTYLGLAWAPLWNKGSSPL, encoded by the coding sequence GTGACCACTATTGCTGATCTGACACCGGGAACGGTACTCAGCGGTGTGCGCCCAGGCCTGGTCACCGTCGTCGCGGCGACCCCGGTCGGTGACTCGCTCAACCTTGTCTTCCGGGACGCCGACGGTAACTACGGCGATCGATTGCTCTATGCGGCAGATTTGGCCATTATCGCGGTCCACGCTCCAGAGAGCCAGTGGACTTTGGACGCCGACGGAGATGAGTTCCGCCTCGCCGCCGAGGCGCTGCGAATCCGGATGGCCGGCATTCACGACCCCATGCTGGCGGTCACGACCAGCAACATTCGGCCGCTCCCGCACCAGATCAAAGCCGTCTACGAAGAGTTGCTGCCGCGAATGCCGCTTCGGTTTCTGCTCGCCGATGACCCGGGTGCCGGAAAGACAATCATGGCTGGGCTATATGCGAAAGAACTGATCCTGCGCGGCGACCTGCAGCGCATGCTGGTGATCGCTCCGGGTGGCTTGGTCGAGCAGTGGCAGGACGAGCTGTACACGAAGTTCGGGATTGACGCCGAACTTCTCACTCGCGATCTGGCCGCCTCAACTAAGGACGGGAACCCGTTCACCGACAGGCATCCTCTGCTCATCGCCCGCATGGATCAGCTCGCCCGATCCGAGGACTGGTGTCATTTTCTGGACCACTCGGAGTGGGATCTCGTGGTCGTTGATGAGGCACACCGCATGTCCGCCAACTGGTGGGCGGGCGAATTGCGCAAGACCCGCCGTTACGACCTGGGTCAGCAACTTGGACGGATTGCCCGGCACCTGCTGTACATGACTGCAACACCGCACGCAGGCAGCGAGGAGAACTTCCAGGCTTTCATGGCGCTGCTAGACCCCGATCGGTTCGAGGGGCAGTACCGGGCAGGCGTGCATTCCACCGATACCAGCGGCCTGATGCGCCGCATGGTCAAAGAAGAATTGCGCACCTTCGACGGCAAGGCACTCTTTCCCGAGCGCATCGCCGAGACGGTGCCTTACCAGTTGTCGGCGGGGGAGGCTCAGCTCTATGAGGCGGTGACGAATTACGTACGTACGGAGATGAATCGGGCGGACGCGCTTGACGACAGTTCCCGACAGCGGACGGTCGGCTTCGCGTTGACAGTGTTGCAACGACGGTTGGCCAGCAGTACCCACGCGATCCTGCGTTCGCTGGAGCGGCGACGGGAGCGACTAATCGCTAAGCGAACGGAGATGCTGAACCCCGTTCGTGCGACCGGTCCAGGAGACAGCGATTACCGTTTTACGGCTCGCACGATCGAGGATTTCGACGCCGACGAGCTCGACGCCGAAGAGGCCGAGGCCTTTGAAGAGAATGTCGTTGACCTGGCTACGGCGGCACGCACCGCGGCTGAGCTACAGGTCGAGAATGATCTATTGGGGGACCTGGTTGCTCTTGCGCGAAAGGTGCGCGATTCACGGCGCGATACCAAATGGGAGAAGCTGCGCGACCTGCTGCTAGATCAGCAGTTGCTGCGTGAAACTGACGGCAGTCCTCGCAAGCTAATCATTTTCACCGAGCACCGCGACACCCTCGACTACCTGACGGCGATGATCCGCAATCAGGTCGGAAGTGATCAGGCTGTGGTGAACATCCATGGCGGTACGTCTCGGCTGGAGCGTCGACGGGTTCGCGAAGAGTTCACTCACGAGCCACACCGCCAGGTCTTGGTGGCCACCGACGCTGCCGGCGAGGGTCTGAACCTGCAAGCGGCCTACCTGATGATCAATTACGACCTGCCGTGGAACCCGAACCGCATCGAACAGCGGTTTGGCCGCATCCACCGCATCGGCCAAGAACACGTGTGCCGGCTGTGGAATCTGGTTGCCGAAGACACTCGCGAAGGGCAGGTGTTCGCGCGGCTGCTGTGGAAGATGGAACAACAGCGCGCGGCCTACGGTGGCCGGCTCTTTGACGTATTAGGGGAGGCCTTCACGCGCCGGGCGTTGCGAGACTTGCTCATCGACGCGATCCGCTACGGTGACGACCCCGCCCGACGCGAAGAAAACGAACGCATCCTCGATACCGAATTGGCTGAGGGCACAGCCAAACTCGTCGCTGAACGAGCACTAGCCCGCGAGGCGATCGACCCAGTGGCGCTGGACCATATGCGCCGCAAGATGGATGAAGCCCGCGCCCGTAAGTTGCAGCCGCACTACATCCGTGCCTTCTTCACCGATGCGTTCGGCCAGCTCGGCGGCCGACTCGCCGCCCGCGAATCCCAGCGCTACCAGGTCACCCACGTTCCCGCTGCGCTGCGTAGCCGACAGCGTTCCGGCACCTATCAGCCTTTGGCTTCGAGTTATGAGCGCGTGACGTTCGAGCCCACCGCCACCATGGTCGACGGCCGCGCCGCCGAATTTCTTGCGCCAGGGCATCCCCTGCTGGATACCGTCATCGACCTGATGTTGGAACGGCATCAGCATGCGTTGACCCGCGGCACAGTGCTAGTGGACCCGTCCGACACCGAAACCGATCCGCGCCTCGTCGTCGCGTTGTTGTCAGAGATCATCGACGGCACCGGCCGTACCGTGAGCAAGCGGTTCACCTTCGTGGCATTGACCCCCGACGGGACAGCGCAGTCTGCTGGACCTGCGCCTTATCTCGACGCGAGTCCGCCGACACAAGACGTCAGCGACATCGTCAAGTCAGTCCTGGCGCAACCATGGCTGGCTCCGGGCGTCGAGCAGCTGGCCACTGCTTGGGCGATCACTCATGACCAGCTCCAGCACCTCGGCGACGTCGAACAAAGTGTCAAGCCCATCCTCGACAAGACCGCCGCTGAGGTACGCCGCAGGCTCACCATGCAAATCAACCACCTGGACGGCGAAGCGGCGCGGCTGCATGCAGACCTCGAGGACGGTCGACGTGGTCGGCGCGCATTGCGCCACAGCCCGGAAAAGCTCGAAGCCCGGGCTCGTGATCTAGAATTGCGGCTCGCACGACGATTGACAACGCTTTCTGCCGAAAAGCAGCTTGCCGCAAAGCAACCCACACTGGCCGGTGCGGCGCTGATCCTGCCCGTTGGACTTGTTAACCCGGTTCCCGGGCCTGCTACAACGTTGGACACCTCGCTGGTCGAACGGCGTGCCGTCGATGCGGTGATTGCCGCCGAGCTCGCTCTGGGCCGGCAGCCTGCTGAGATGCCCCGCAATAACCCCGGATATGACATCGCGTCGACGAGCGCTGACGGACACACCGTCTTCATTGAAGTGAAAGGCCGTATTGTCGGCGCACCGGACTTTCACGTCACCAAGACCGAGGTATTGACCGGCAAGAATGCGGCACCGCACCACCGTCTGGCGATGGTGGCTGTGCATCCCGACGGACCCGCGCTCGACGAATTACGTTATCTCGATAGCCCTTTCACGGGTCTCGACATGGATTTCAACCAGACTTACCTCGGCTTGGCCTGGGCACCGCTATGGAATAAAGGAAGCTCACCACTATGA